The proteins below are encoded in one region of Antennarius striatus isolate MH-2024 chromosome 7, ASM4005453v1, whole genome shotgun sequence:
- the alkal1 gene encoding ALK and LTK ligand 1 isoform X2: MQVERKWHMLLTVFILLITSGHCLNSRDVKQRERRTLLDLILQVIRDSQQRDKAVSRRCGNGFPTSDHNVKFSSREKPFYIPRLDNSRLIEIFPRDVKMKDKFIQHFTGPIKFSSECRTHFHRLYHNTRDCSRPAYYKRCARLLTRLAMSPLCMRS, translated from the exons ATGCAGGTGGAGAGGAAATGGCACATGCTGCTGACTGTCTTCATTCTGCTCATCACCTCGGGCCACTGTCTGAACAGCAGGGATGTCAAGCAGAGAGAACGAAGGACCCTGTTGGATCTAATCTTACAGGTTATCAGAGACAGCCAGCAGCGGGACAAAGCTGTGTCCAGGCGCTGTGGCAACGGGTTCCCCACTTCAGACCACAACGTGAAGTTCTCCTCCCGAGAAAAGCCTTTCTATATTCCTAGGCTGGATAACAGTAGACTCATTG AAATTTTTCCTCGagatgtaaaaatgaaagacaaattcATTCAGCATTTCACAG GACCCATCAAGTTCTCGTCAGAGTGCAGAACCCACTTTCATAGACTTTATCATAACACAAGAGATTGCTCAAGACCAGCAT ATTACAAAAGATGTGCGAGATTGCTAACACGATTAGCAATGAGTCCACTCTGCATGCGATCGTAG
- the alkal1 gene encoding ALK and LTK ligand 1 isoform X3, whose amino-acid sequence MQVERKWHMLLTVFILLITSGHCLNSRDVKQRERRTLLDLILQVIRDSQQRDKAVSRRCGNGFPTSDHNVKFSSREKPFYIPRLDNSRLIEIFPRDVKMKDKFIQHFTDYKRCARLLTRLAMSPLCMRS is encoded by the exons ATGCAGGTGGAGAGGAAATGGCACATGCTGCTGACTGTCTTCATTCTGCTCATCACCTCGGGCCACTGTCTGAACAGCAGGGATGTCAAGCAGAGAGAACGAAGGACCCTGTTGGATCTAATCTTACAGGTTATCAGAGACAGCCAGCAGCGGGACAAAGCTGTGTCCAGGCGCTGTGGCAACGGGTTCCCCACTTCAGACCACAACGTGAAGTTCTCCTCCCGAGAAAAGCCTTTCTATATTCCTAGGCTGGATAACAGTAGACTCATTG AAATTTTTCCTCGagatgtaaaaatgaaagacaaattcATTCAGCATTTCACAG ATTACAAAAGATGTGCGAGATTGCTAACACGATTAGCAATGAGTCCACTCTGCATGCGATCGTAG
- the alkal1 gene encoding ALK and LTK ligand 1 isoform X1, with translation MQVERKWHMLLTVFILLITSGHCLNSRDVKQRERRTLLDLILQVIRDSQQRDKAVSRRCGNGFPTSDHNVKFSSREKPFYIPRLDNSRLIEIFPRDVKMKDKFIQHFTAGPIKFSSECRTHFHRLYHNTRDCSRPAYYKRCARLLTRLAMSPLCMRS, from the exons ATGCAGGTGGAGAGGAAATGGCACATGCTGCTGACTGTCTTCATTCTGCTCATCACCTCGGGCCACTGTCTGAACAGCAGGGATGTCAAGCAGAGAGAACGAAGGACCCTGTTGGATCTAATCTTACAGGTTATCAGAGACAGCCAGCAGCGGGACAAAGCTGTGTCCAGGCGCTGTGGCAACGGGTTCCCCACTTCAGACCACAACGTGAAGTTCTCCTCCCGAGAAAAGCCTTTCTATATTCCTAGGCTGGATAACAGTAGACTCATTG AAATTTTTCCTCGagatgtaaaaatgaaagacaaattcATTCAGCATTTCACAG CAGGACCCATCAAGTTCTCGTCAGAGTGCAGAACCCACTTTCATAGACTTTATCATAACACAAGAGATTGCTCAAGACCAGCAT ATTACAAAAGATGTGCGAGATTGCTAACACGATTAGCAATGAGTCCACTCTGCATGCGATCGTAG